CTTGCCGGTGTAGACCGGGTCCAGCACGATCCCGTCGGTCCGCGCCGCCAGCACCAGGGCGTCCACCACCGCCTGGTCGATCAGGCCGTAGCCCGCGCCGACATAGTCGCAGTCGGCCACCACCATGGCGTCCTTCACCCGGTCGGCATGGCCCAGCAGCATCGCGGTCTCGCGGGCCAGCTTCAGCACATTGGCTTCCTGCTTCTCCTTCGGGGCCCGCACCCCGATGCCCAGCACCGGGATGTCGGCCCCCAGCACGGCCAGACCGGCGACCAGACCCGCATGCGTCCCCGCGCTGCCCGTGGCCGTCACGATCCGGTCGATGGCCAGGTCCAGTTCGTCGGCCTGCACCACGATCTCGCGCGCGCAGTCGACATAGCCCAGCGCCCCGATCGCGTTCGACCCGCCGCCCGGGATGACATAGGGCCGCCCGCCGCGCGCCCGGACCTCATCCGCCGTCTTCTCCAGCTCGGCCGGCATGTCCGATCCTCCGGGCACGGAGCGGATCGTCGCCCCGAACAGCCGGTCCATCAGGACGTTGCCGTTGTGGACATAGTCGGTGGCCTTGGACCCCGTCCGCTCCTCCAGGATGACCTGGCACTTCAGGCCCGTCGCCGCCGCCGCCGCCGCCGTCTGGCGCACGTGGTTGGACTGGACCGCCCCCTGGGTGACCAGGGTGTCGGCGTCCTGCTCGAAGGCGTCGCCCAGCAGGAACTCCAGCTTCCGCGTCTTGTTGCCGCCGCCCGCCAGGCCGGTGCAGTCGTCCCGCTTGATCCACAGATCGATGCCGAGCGCCTCGGACAGCCGGGGCAGGGGCTCCAGCGGCGTGGGCAGGTGCGCCAGGCGCAGGCGGGGAAAGCGGGCGAGGTGCATGGGCAGGGCCTTGTTCGGTTCGGCCCCGTTCGTATCACCGCGCCGGGATCGGCGCGACCCGCCTTCAGGTCGCCGAGACCGCCTCGCGCAGCATCGAGACCGCGCGTCCGGGATCGGCGGCGGGATTGTCGACCAGGTCGTTCAGCGTGGCCTCCAGCGCCGGGGTGATCCGGGTCGCGGCCATGGACCAGTCGGCGAAGGACCGGGACTCGATCGGCGCGCGTTCCAGCACCCGGATGTCCGTATGGCGGGGATCCTGGTCCAGCCGCCGCAGCAGCCCGTCCAGCACGTCGGCCGGCCCCTCGATGACCTGCAGATAGCGGCCGTCGTGCGCCGCCAGCGCCCCCGTCAGGCCGTCGCGGTCGTTGTTGCGCTGGGATTCGCCCAGGATGGCGGCGACGTTCATCAGGCTGTCGGTCCGCCCCGTGGCGGTGCTGCCGTACAGAACCCTCTCAAGCCTCGCCATCACCGCTTACTCCACTGGACGTCTGCCCAGCCTAGGCGATCGAGGTAAGCGAAACGTAAACCCTTGCAAACAAACGGGAATGTTCGGCGGCCGACACAGGCATCCGGGCCCGCCCTCCTCCGGCCTAGCCATCGCGCCCGCAGCGGCCTATCGTCGTCCCGTTCTCCGGGGAGCCGCAGGTCAGCGGCTGAGATTGGCGTATCCGCCTGACCCGTCGAACCTGATCCGGGTCATGCCGGCGAAGGGATGGGAAACACAGGGTCCACGCGACAGGACCATCTCGCCCGACGTCGGCGGACCTCAACGCACAGAGGCCGCCATGAACATTCTCGTCACCCCGCCCGCCCTGCCCGAAGAGCCCAACGTGGACCTGGCTCTGAAAGACGCCCGCGAGCAGGTGATGCAGGAGACGGGCACCATCCCGACCGGCGAACGCACCGGGTCGCGCAAGGTCTATGTCGCGGGCGAGCTGTATCCCGACATCCGCGTCCCCTTCCGCGAGGTCGCCCTGCACCCCTCGGCCAACGAGCCGCCGCTGACGATCTACGACTCCTCCGGCCCCTACACCGACCCGACCGTCACCATCGACATCAAGAAGGGCCTGCCCCTCGTCAAATCCAGCTGGCAGCTGGACCGCGGCGACATCGCCCCGGTCGCCAACCCGCGCGAGGTCAAACCCGAGGACAACGGCCACGCCTCCGGCCGCCACCTCGCCCCCCGCTTCGACGTGTCGAACCACAGGGTGTTCAAGGGCGTCGAGGGCCGCCCGGTCACCCAGTACGAATACGCCCAGGCCGGGATCATCACGCCCGAGATGGAATACGTCGCCATCCGCGAGAACCTGCGCCGCGAGCAGAACGCCCCCTGCATCCGCGACGGCGAGGACTTCGGCGCCAGCATCCCCGACTTCGTCACGCCCGAGTTCGTGCGTCAGGAGATCGCGCGCGGCCGCGCCATCATCCCGCACAACATCAACCACCCCGAGGTCGAGCCGATGATCATCGGCCGCAACTTCCTGGTGAAGATCAACGCCAACATCGGCAACTCGGCCGTCCTGTCCAGCGTGGACGACGAGGTCGACAAACTGGTCTGGGCCACCCGCTGGGGGGCCGACAACGTCATGGACCTGTCGACGGGCCGCAACATCCACAACATCCGCGACTGGATCATCCGCAACTCGTCCGTCCCGATCGGCACCGTCCCCATCTACCAGGCGCTGGAGAAGGTGAACGGCGTCGCCGAGGACCTGACCTGGGAGGTGTTCCGCGACACCCTGATCGAACAGGCCGAACAGGGCGTCGACTATTTCACCATCCACGCGGGCGTCCGCCTGCCCTTCATCCCCATGACGGCCAAACGCGTCACCGGCATCGTGTCGCGCGGCGGCTCCATCATGGCGAAGTGGTGCCTCAGCCATCACCGCGAGAGCTTCCTCTACGAGCATTTCGAGGAGATCTGCGACATCATGCGGGCCTACGACGTGTCGTTCAGCCTCGGCGACGGCCTGCGCCCCGGCTCCATCGCCGATGCGAACGATGAGGCCCAGTTCGCCGAGCTGCGCACCCTGGGCGAGCTGACCAAGATCGCCTGGGCCAAGGGCTGCCAGGTCATGATCGAGGGCCCCGGCCACGTGCCGATGCACAAGATCAAGGCCAACATGGATGAGCAGCTGAAACACTGCCACGAGGCGCCCTTCTATACGCTCGGGCCACTGACCACCGACATCGCGCCCGGCTACGACCACATCACCAGCGCCATC
This DNA window, taken from Brevundimonas subvibrioides ATCC 15264, encodes the following:
- a CDS encoding D-cysteine desulfhydrase; translation: MHLARFPRLRLAHLPTPLEPLPRLSEALGIDLWIKRDDCTGLAGGGNKTRKLEFLLGDAFEQDADTLVTQGAVQSNHVRQTAAAAAATGLKCQVILEERTGSKATDYVHNGNVLMDRLFGATIRSVPGGSDMPAELEKTADEVRARGGRPYVIPGGGSNAIGALGYVDCAREIVVQADELDLAIDRIVTATGSAGTHAGLVAGLAVLGADIPVLGIGVRAPKEKQEANVLKLARETAMLLGHADRVKDAMVVADCDYVGAGYGLIDQAVVDALVLAARTDGIVLDPVYTGKAMKGLIALAKAGRFEGERVVFLHTGGAQGLFGYQGELDAMFG
- a CDS encoding BLUF domain-containing protein, giving the protein MARLERVLYGSTATGRTDSLMNVAAILGESQRNNDRDGLTGALAAHDGRYLQVIEGPADVLDGLLRRLDQDPRHTDIRVLERAPIESRSFADWSMAATRITPALEATLNDLVDNPAADPGRAVSMLREAVSAT
- the thiC gene encoding phosphomethylpyrimidine synthase ThiC, which codes for MQETGTIPTGERTGSRKVYVAGELYPDIRVPFREVALHPSANEPPLTIYDSSGPYTDPTVTIDIKKGLPLVKSSWQLDRGDIAPVANPREVKPEDNGHASGRHLAPRFDVSNHRVFKGVEGRPVTQYEYAQAGIITPEMEYVAIRENLRREQNAPCIRDGEDFGASIPDFVTPEFVRQEIARGRAIIPHNINHPEVEPMIIGRNFLVKINANIGNSAVLSSVDDEVDKLVWATRWGADNVMDLSTGRNIHNIRDWIIRNSSVPIGTVPIYQALEKVNGVAEDLTWEVFRDTLIEQAEQGVDYFTIHAGVRLPFIPMTAKRVTGIVSRGGSIMAKWCLSHHRESFLYEHFEEICDIMRAYDVSFSLGDGLRPGSIADANDEAQFAELRTLGELTKIAWAKGCQVMIEGPGHVPMHKIKANMDEQLKHCHEAPFYTLGPLTTDIAPGYDHITSAIGAAMIGWFGTAMLCYVTPKEHLGLPDRQDVKDGVITYKIAAHAADLAKGHPAARLHDDALSRARFEFRWEDQFNLGLDPETARKYHDATLPKEAHKTAHFCSMCGPKFCSMKISQDIRRDAAAQNDAGGSLLDDATAEAGMAEMSAKFRAGGSVVEVKV